One window of Dehalococcoidales bacterium genomic DNA carries:
- the prmC gene encoding peptide chain release factor N(5)-glutamine methyltransferase, whose protein sequence is MNVKEVLDDARKVLTDSNIEDAPLEAEVLLRDTLKKDRVGLYLALDDELSTEQQNAFRDRLARRLDDEPTAYIIGHREFYGRDFLVDASVLVPRPETELLVEKALEIVRKRRLSVIAEVGTGCGAVAISLALELPHVRVYATDISASALEVARVNSRKHGVSDRVHLLNCDLLGALPEPVEMVVANLPYVRETDLPRSGPVSREPRLALDGGTDGLDKIRRLCSQAKAVPGSGGHLLLEVGEGQAGAVSVFLHGLFPPALVEVTPDLSGIDRVVSMMLP, encoded by the coding sequence GTGAATGTGAAAGAAGTCCTGGATGACGCCCGGAAGGTGCTCACCGATAGTAACATCGAGGACGCTCCCCTGGAGGCGGAGGTACTGCTCCGCGATACCCTGAAAAAGGACCGGGTGGGACTGTACCTGGCACTTGACGACGAGTTGAGCACCGAGCAGCAGAATGCCTTCAGAGACCGCTTGGCCCGTCGTCTTGATGATGAACCAACCGCCTATATCATCGGACACCGGGAGTTCTACGGGCGTGATTTTCTCGTTGATGCTTCCGTACTTGTCCCCAGACCGGAGACCGAGTTGCTGGTAGAGAAGGCCCTGGAAATTGTACGGAAGCGCCGTCTTTCGGTTATAGCCGAGGTCGGCACCGGCTGCGGTGCAGTTGCCATCAGCCTGGCGCTGGAGCTGCCGCACGTGAGGGTCTATGCTACCGATATTTCCGCTTCCGCCCTGGAGGTTGCCCGGGTCAACTCCCGGAAACATGGCGTGTCTGACAGGGTGCATCTCCTGAACTGTGACCTGCTGGGTGCATTACCGGAACCGGTTGAGATGGTAGTGGCCAATCTGCCCTATGTCCGGGAGACGGACCTGCCCCGCAGCGGTCCGGTGAGCCGGGAACCCCGGCTGGCACTGGACGGGGGCACCGATGGTCTGGACAAGATACGGCGGTTGTGTAGCCAGGCGAAGGCTGTGCCCGGCTCCGGGGGTCACCTCCTGCTGGAGGTAGGCGAAGGTCAGGCCGGGGCGGTGAGTGTCTTCTTACATGGCCTTTTCCCACCGGCCTTAGTAGAAGTGACGCCCGACTTGAGCGGTATTGACCGTGTTGTAAGTATGATGCTCCCCTGA